Proteins from one Chroicocephalus ridibundus chromosome 16, bChrRid1.1, whole genome shotgun sequence genomic window:
- the TNFRSF14 gene encoding tumor necrosis factor receptor superfamily member 14 yields the protein MFADRGARLSLLGARLSLLRPRPRQPPLRSGAPLDPSSRRPHTGLNGSSGPAPPSCFPSPRSFAFTLAAGAPAPARPAMNLIFAMVLVAQLDGAEGVKCGRGEYPVGAECCPMCGAGLRVYKHCTASSSTTCIPCVADTYTDHPNGLERCMDCKLCDKGANLVPEVACTYTKNTVCGCPPGYFCSYFGTEDCELCQHYTVCFPDSMVKVKGTKTTDNVCEACPPGTFSTANMPYNCTSQSTRQEDGLVQGEGRNTPSAAVFVVPVLVVALLVATASLAYIWQRRRRKSRVPPVQESGGGQQGQALILTTDSRDQTTVPVQETGDEPEETRSE from the exons ATGTTCGCTGACCGTGGGGCCCGGCTCTCCCTGCTCGGGGCCCGGCTCTCCCTGCTCAGGCCccggccgcgccagcccccgcTCCGTTCCGGGGCCCCTCTCGACCCTTCTTCGCGGCGGCCGCACACGGGGTTAAACGGCTCGTCCGGCCCCGCTCCTCCTTCCTGCTTCCCGTCGCCCCGTTCTTTCGCTTTCACCTTAGCGGCgggggccccggccccggcccggccggccaTGAACCTG ATTTTTGCCATGGTGCTGGTCGCGCAGCTGGACGGTGCGGAGGGTGTGAAGTGTGGGCGGGGAGAGTACCCCGTAGGTGCCGAGTGCTGCCCCATGTGTGGTGCCG GACTTCGGGTTTACAAGCATTGCACTGCCAGTTCCAGCACGACATGCATACCGTGTGTTGCGGATACATACACAGATCATCCCAATGGTTTAGAACGCTGCATGGATTGTAAACTGTGTGATAAAG GAGCCAACCTAGTGCCAGAAGTAGCATGTACCTATACGAAGAATACTGTGTGTGGCTGTCCCCCTGGGTACTTCTGCAGTTATTTTGGGACTGAAGACTGCGAACTTTGTCAGCACTACACTGTCTGCTTTCCTGACAGTATGGTAAAAGTAAAGG GTACAAAAACCACTGACAATGTGTGTGAAGCCTGTCCTCCTGGAACCTTCTCAACAGCCAACATGCCTTACAATTGTACATCACAGTCCAC ACGTCAGGAGGACGGGCTGGTACAAGGAGAGGGCAGGAATACCCCCTCTGCTGCAGTATTCGTTGTTCCTGTTCTTGTAGTAGCCCTGCTAGTTGCTACAGCCAGCCTTGCGTACATCTggcaaaggaggagaaggaaaagccgTGTGCCAC cGGTGCAGGAATCTGGG GGTGGACAGCAGGGTCAGGCTTTGATACTAACCACGGACAGTCGGGACCAAACAACTGTTCCTGTGCAGGAAACCGGTGATGAGCCAGAGGAAACCCGGTCTGAATAG
- the LOC134524197 gene encoding transcription factor HES-5-like, which translates to MAPSTVFMEPDNLLTPKEKNKLRKPVVEKMRRDRINSSIEQLKLLLEKEFQRHQPNSKLEKADILEMTVSYLKQQSQLQMKTAGSFHKSSQFDFREGYSRCLQEAFHFLSLHKVRTETQTKLLSHFQKSQSAATEVTFSPGNPSTLKQASPKDAGTLWRPW; encoded by the exons ATGGCTCCCAGCACTGTGTTCATGGAGCCCGACAACCTGCTGACgccaaaggagaaaaacaaa CTGAGGAAGCCGGTGGTGGAGAAGATGCGCCGTGACCGGATTAACAGCAGCATCGAGCAGCTGAAACTGCTCCTGGAAAAGGAGTTTCAGAGACACCAGCCCAACTCCAAGCTGGAGAAAGCCGACATCCTGGAGATGACCGTCAGCTACCTGaaacagcagagccagctgcagaTGAAGA ctgcAGGATCCTTCCATAAAAGCTCTCAATTTGACTTCAGAGAGGGCTATTCTAGGTGTTTGCAAGAAGCTTTCCATTTCCTCTCTCTTCATAAAGTACGAACTGAGACACAGACCAAACTTTTAAGCCACTTCCAGAAGAGCCAGTCAGCTGCTACGGAGGTCACCTTTTCCCCTGGGAACCCCAGCACCCTGAAGCAAGCGTCTCCGAAAGATGCTGGTACGCTCTGGAGGCCCTGGTAG